From the genome of Triticum aestivum cultivar Chinese Spring chromosome 3B, IWGSC CS RefSeq v2.1, whole genome shotgun sequence, one region includes:
- the LOC123066543 gene encoding disease resistance protein RGA5-like, whose amino-acid sequence MEIAMGAIGPLLPKLGELLIGELTMEKRVRKSIESIMTELTLMHDALCKVAEVPADQLDKGVKIWAGKVKELSYQMEDIVDAFMVRVEDGGEPTNPKNRVKKILKKVKRLFKNGKDLHRISDALEEVVLQAKQLAELRQRYEQGMRYPTTSTSVDPRMMALYTDVSELAGIEETRDELINMLTEGDEWLNHPLKTVSIVGFGGLGKTTLAKSAYDKIKGQFDCDAFISVSQNPDKKKVFKNILYELDKNKYARIRGEEWEENHLIDEIIEFLNGKRYLVINDDIWDKDVWKLIKCAFSKKSPGSRVITTTRIVSVSEACCSSRDDIYKMKHLSDDVSRVLFCKRVFYKKGCPQELVQVSEDILKKCGGIPLAIISIASLLANNNQRKTKDQWYTLLNSIGRGLTEDQSLEEMKNILLFSYYDLPSYLKPCLLYLSIFPEDHKIVRDRLIWRWISEGLVYSDKQETSLYELGNSYFNELVNRSMIQAIGIDVQGNVEGCRVHDMVLDLICSLSSEENFVTILDDTRRKIHNSEIKVRRLSIQNSKIYVDTTRMEHMRSLTIFTSDAIGKVLDISSFQVLRVLDLEGSDVSDVGYVENLLHLRYLGLKGTHVKDLPVEIGKLQFLLTLDLRGSNIQVLPSSVVQLRRLTCLYVNYGMKLPSGIGNLTSLEVLDYMGLSDVDLDFVKELGHLTKLRVLSLECDDFDESLGKALEESISNIYKLDSLDVYVSRGLINCPSEDWVPPPQLRRLVFWSIESWFETLPSWINPSSLPLLSYLEIVVFEVRSEDIQLLGMLPALCVLLVTDNSLFRGDDVMEMPVLSSRAALFPCATVCRFFGTRAVPSMFPQGAAPRLKHLRFSFPAKWISRENIDLGMRHLPSLQRVRVDVIKEGASDAEVNEAEAALMAAAEDHPNHPVLDSR is encoded by the exons ATGGAGATTGCCATGGGGGCCATTGGCCCTCTCCTCCCGAAGCTCGGTGAGCTGCTCATCGGCGAGCTCACCATGGAGAAACGAGTGAGGAAAAGCATCGAGTCTATCATGACAGAGCTCACATTGATGCATGATGCCCTCTGCAAGGTGGCGGAAGTGCCGGCGGACCAGCTTGACAAGGGGGTGAAGATCTGGGCAGGAAAGGTCAAGGAGTTGTCCTATCAAATGGAGGACATTGTTGATGCTTTCATGGTGCGTGTGGAGGATGGTGGTGAGCCTACCAACCCGAAGAACAGAGTCAAGAAGATACTCAAGAAGGTCAAAAGATTATTCAAGAATGGCAAGGATCTCCATCGGATCTCTGATGCTCTGGAAGAAGTGGTTCTCCAAGCTAAGCAATTAGCCGAGCTACGCCAAAGGTATGAGCAAGGGATGCGATATCCAACCACTAGTACTAGTGTTGACCCTCGCATGATGGCCCTATACACAGATGTGTCAGAACTCGCAGGCATTGAAGAAACACGAGACGAGTTGATCAACATGTTGACTGAAGGTGATGAATGGTTGAATCATCCATTGAAGACGGTCTCTATTGTTGGATTTGGTGGGTTGGGCAAGACAACTCTTGCCAAATCAGCATATGACAAGATCAAAGGGCAATTCGATTGTGATGCTTTTATTTCGGTTTCTCAGAATCCCGACAAGAAGAAAGTCTTCAAGAATATTCTCTATGAACTTGACAAGAACAAGTATGCACGCATTCGTGGTGAAGAATGGGAAGAAAATCATTTGATTGATGAAATCATCGAATTCCTTAATGGAAAGAG GTACCTCGTCATAAATGATGACATATGGGATAAAGATGTGTGGAAATTAATCAAGTGTGCTTTCTCCAAGAAGAGTCCTGGAAGCCGAGTAATCACAACAACCCGCATTGTTAGTGTCTCTGAAGCATGCTGCTCTTCTAGGGATGATATTTACAAAATGAAACATCTTTCTGATGATGTATCAAGAGTGCTTTTCTGTAAAAGAGTATTTTACAAGAAAGGGTgtcctcaagagttggtgcaagtATCCGAAGACATTTTGAAGAAATGTGGTGGCATACCATTAGCTATTATTTCTATAGCAAGTCTCCTGGCTAATAATAATCAGAGAAAAACCAAGGACCAATGGTATACTTTGCTCAATTCCATTGGCCGTGGACTCACGGAAGATCAAAGTTTGGAGGAgatgaaaaatatattattattcAGCTATTATGATCTACCCTCATATCTGAAACCTTGTTTATTATATCTTAGCATCTTCCCAGAAGACCACAAGATTGTGAGAGATAGACTGATATGGAGATGGATATCCGAAGGTCTTGTTTACAGCGATAAACAAGAAACTAGCTTATATGAGCTCGGTAATAGCTACTTCAATGAGCTAGTAAATAGAAGTATGATCCAGGCAATAGGCATTGATGTTCAAGGAAATGTAGAAGGTTGCCGTGTACATGACATGGTGCTTGACCTTATATGCTCATTATCAAGTGAAGAAAATTTTGTCACAATACTAGATGACACCAGAAGAAAAATACATAACTCAGAGATCAAGGTTCGCAGATTGTCTATTCAAAATAGCAAGATATACGTGGATACCACTAGGATGGAGCATATGAGATCTCTTACCATTTTCACAAGTGATGCTATTGGGAAAGTGTTGGATatttcaagttttcaagttttgcgcgTGTTGGATTTAGAAGGTAGTGATGTCTCAGATGTTGGGTATGTGGAGAATCTGTTGCATTTGAGGTACTTGGGGCTAAAAGGTACTCATGTTAAGGACCTTCCCGTGGAAATAGGGAAGCTGCAGTTTTTGCTTACCTTGGACTTGAGAGGTTCTAATATACAAGTACTGCCATCTAGTGTTGTTCAGCTAAGACGTCTGACGTGCCTGTATGTTAATTATGGTATGAAGCTGCCATCTGGAATAGGTAACTTGACTTCCCTAGAAGTGCTAGATTACATGGGATTATCTGACGTGGACCTTGATTTTGTGAAAGAATTGGGCCATCTGACCAAGCTCAGGGTGCTCAGTCTTGAGTGCGATGATTTCGATGAGAGCCTGGGTAAAGCTTTGGAGGAATCCATTAGTAATATATACAAACTGGATAGTCTAGATGTATATGTCTCGCGTGGACTCATCAATTGCCCGAGCGAAGATTGGGTGCCTCCTCCACAACTTCGTAGATTAGTTTTCTGGTCAATTGAAAGTTGGTTCGAGACATTGCCGTCATGGATTAATCCTTCATCGCTTCCTCTCCTCTCCTATCTGGAGATAGTTGTGTTTGAAGTGCGATCGGAAGACATCCAGCTTCTTGGGATGCTGCCTGCTCTTTGTGTTCTCTTGGTGACGGATAATTCTTTGTTCCGAGGAGATGATGTGATGGAAATGCCCGTGCTTTCCTCTCGTGCTGCATTATTCCCATGCGCGACAGTGTGTCGTTTCTTTGGTACTCGTGCTGTGCCGTCTATGTTTCCACAAGGAGCAGCGCCAAGGCTTAAACATCTTAGGTTCTCCTTCCCAGCTAAGTGGATCTCCCGTGAAAACATTGATCTGGGTATGCGGCACCTCCCTTCCCTCCAGCGAGTCAGGGTTGACGTTATCAAGGAGGGAGCTAGTGATGCGGAGGTGAatgaagcggaggctgcactgatGGCCGCAGCGGAGGACCACCCTAACCATCCCGTCCTTGACAGCCGGTGA